The Williamwhitmania sp. DNA window TTCTTCCTCGCTCATAGTGCTTCGTACGGCGGTTTGGTCGGCGCGAACACCGTTTATCCAAACGTCGAATTGCGGTAGCAAGCTGTCCAAAGGCAGTACTTTGTTAATGTGGCAGCATAAGTCCGGGTTGCTGGTAAAGAGCAGGTTGCCATCAATATCTTTCTGCATGTTTTTTGGAACTGCAGGTGCTAAGTCAATAATGTTTAAACCAAAAAGGTCGGCAATTTGATCACGGTATTCAATTGTTTTTGGGAATAGGTAGCCAGTGTTAATAAAATAAACAGGGATGGCTTTGTTGATGGTGCTCAGAATATGGAGCAGAACAACGCTGTGCGTTTGGAACGAAGAGGTTGTGAACATGCGCAACCCACGTTTCTGGTAGCCTAGGAGTCTGTCTTTTATGGGGTCAATATCTTTTGCCATAAGTTGCAAAGGTAGTAATTGTCAGTAAATATTCTTTTTGCTCAATTTTATTGGATGAAGGATATATTAGGTTTTTCCTACACCCTTCAAACAACTGAAGAGGAGCGGTG harbors:
- a CDS encoding phosphoadenylyl-sulfate reductase, translated to MAKDIDPIKDRLLGYQKRGLRMFTTSSFQTHSVVLLHILSTINKAIPVYFINTGYLFPKTIEYRDQIADLFGLNIIDLAPAVPKNMQKDIDGNLLFTSNPDLCCHINKVLPLDSLLPQFDVWINGVRADQTAVRSTMSEEEKAPHGIIRYHPMLSWTKQEIYQYIKEFNLPRHPMDPLGYSSIGCEPCTQKPSLDFPERDGRWFGQKKTECGLNTELIINPEN